One genomic window of Streptomyces sp. NBC_01498 includes the following:
- a CDS encoding sugar ABC transporter ATP-binding protein — protein MTASPTPAPPPMPPTAAQALTPPGAGEPAPGGRTDPLVRVRGLTKAYGAIRALRGVDVSFRRGEIHGLVGANGAGKSTLIRCLAGLEQPDAGDVLVDGAVTQLHGPADAAGLGLAFIHQELNLVTSFTGSQNIMLGSHKGSMLSPRRFGGVPGAVLRAARRVGIDFPLDVPVAGLTVHQQWLVTIARALVEDRALIAMDEPTASLDAEEAAKLLGVTRELAASGVAVVFISHRLDEVTEVCDRVTAFKDGSVSLSLPRAEITREALVRAIVGHDVTPGAGVTAFEPAERAEAALSLRGIGRGRTVRDVSLTLHRGEALGIAGLVGSGRTELARLIFGADRPDSGTMVLDGEPYRPRTIAHAIERGVAYVPEERRSEALFLTHSVEENLHITTWHRRRLGRWLPFIRPRASRAAANATCRALGIKTADARRPVVGLSGGNQQKVVMGRWLATDPKILILDEPTRGVDVGARADIYARIRAANESGSAVLVISSEFEELLECDRVLVMAEGHIVGELTSDEITVRNMLRLCYA, from the coding sequence ATGACAGCGTCACCGACGCCGGCTCCGCCACCGATGCCACCGACGGCGGCTCAGGCCCTGACGCCGCCCGGCGCCGGGGAGCCGGCACCGGGCGGCCGGACGGACCCCCTGGTCCGGGTGCGGGGACTCACGAAGGCGTACGGTGCCATCCGCGCCCTGCGCGGCGTCGACGTCTCCTTCCGGCGCGGCGAGATCCACGGGCTCGTCGGAGCCAACGGCGCCGGCAAGTCCACGCTGATCCGCTGCCTGGCCGGTCTGGAGCAGCCCGACGCGGGCGACGTCCTGGTCGACGGCGCGGTCACCCAGCTCCACGGTCCGGCCGACGCGGCCGGCCTCGGACTGGCCTTCATCCACCAGGAGCTGAACCTGGTGACGTCCTTCACCGGGTCGCAGAACATCATGCTCGGCAGCCACAAGGGCTCGATGCTGAGCCCTCGGCGATTCGGGGGTGTCCCCGGCGCGGTGCTCCGGGCCGCCCGCCGGGTCGGGATCGACTTCCCGCTCGACGTCCCCGTCGCCGGACTGACGGTGCATCAGCAATGGCTCGTCACCATCGCGCGAGCCCTGGTCGAGGACCGGGCCCTCATCGCCATGGACGAGCCGACCGCCTCCCTGGACGCCGAGGAGGCGGCCAAGCTCCTCGGGGTCACCCGTGAACTGGCCGCCTCCGGTGTGGCCGTGGTGTTCATCAGCCACCGGCTCGACGAGGTGACGGAGGTGTGCGACCGGGTCACCGCCTTCAAGGACGGATCGGTCTCCCTGTCGCTGCCCCGGGCGGAGATCACCCGCGAAGCACTCGTCCGTGCCATCGTCGGCCACGACGTCACGCCCGGTGCCGGTGTCACGGCCTTCGAGCCGGCGGAGCGCGCCGAAGCCGCCCTGAGCCTGCGGGGCATCGGCCGTGGACGGACCGTCCGCGACGTGTCCCTCACGCTTCACCGGGGCGAGGCCCTCGGTATCGCCGGCCTCGTCGGCTCCGGACGTACGGAGCTGGCCCGGCTGATCTTCGGCGCGGATCGCCCCGACAGCGGCACCATGGTGCTGGACGGCGAGCCGTACCGGCCGCGCACCATCGCGCACGCCATTGAGCGGGGTGTCGCGTACGTCCCCGAGGAACGGCGGTCCGAGGCACTCTTCCTCACACATTCGGTCGAGGAGAACCTCCACATCACGACATGGCACCGCCGCCGCCTCGGCCGGTGGCTGCCGTTCATCCGCCCCCGCGCGTCCCGGGCCGCCGCGAACGCCACCTGCCGCGCCCTCGGCATCAAGACGGCCGATGCCCGCCGACCGGTCGTCGGCCTCAGCGGGGGCAACCAGCAGAAGGTCGTCATGGGCCGCTGGCTGGCCACCGATCCGAAGATCCTGATCCTGGACGAACCCACCCGCGGCGTGGACGTGGGCGCGCGCGCCGACATCTACGCACGGATCCGCGCGGCGAACGAGTCCGGTTCCGCCGTCCTCGTCATCTCCTCGGAGTTCGAAGAACTTCTCGAGTGCGACCGCGTCCTCGTCATGGCCGAGGGCCACATCGTCGGCGAGCTGACGTCGGACGAGATCACCGTCCGGAACATGCTGCGCCTCTGCTACGCGTGA